The Burkholderia mallei ATCC 23344 genome has a window encoding:
- a CDS encoding GNAT family N-acetyltransferase, translating to MKATDAPTSSAIVRDATEHDLEAIQAIYAHHVLTGVASFEETPPSVDDLRARREAVRRHGLPYLVAELDGVVAGYAYATPYRPRSAYRYAIEDSTYVNEACRGRGIGRVLLAALIARCEAGPWRQMIAVIADGGRGGSTSLHRALGFEPIGTLRGVGFKHGRWIDTALMQRVLGDGAQTPPSNADASH from the coding sequence ATGAAAGCCACCGACGCCCCCACCTCTTCCGCCATCGTGCGCGACGCCACCGAACACGATCTCGAAGCGATCCAGGCGATCTATGCGCATCACGTGCTGACGGGCGTCGCGTCGTTCGAGGAAACGCCGCCGTCGGTCGACGATCTGCGCGCGCGGCGCGAAGCGGTGCGGCGGCACGGCCTGCCGTATCTCGTCGCCGAACTGGACGGCGTCGTCGCGGGCTACGCGTATGCGACGCCGTATCGGCCGCGCAGTGCATACCGCTATGCGATCGAAGATTCGACCTACGTGAACGAGGCGTGCCGCGGCCGCGGCATCGGCCGCGTGCTGCTCGCCGCGCTGATCGCGCGCTGCGAGGCGGGCCCGTGGCGGCAGATGATCGCGGTGATCGCCGACGGCGGGCGCGGCGGCTCGACATCGCTGCATCGCGCGCTCGGCTTCGAGCCCATCGGCACGCTGCGCGGCGTGGGCTTCAAGCACGGCCGCTGGATCGACACCGCGCTGATGCAACGCGTGCTCGGAGACGGCGCACAGACGCCCCCCTCGAACGCCGACGCCTCGCACTGA
- a CDS encoding ATP-binding domain-containing protein, producing MARIIPDDWKNLAATGAAERERETLATLERTLPDAYTVYHGVHWTRADHNFSVFGEAHFVIVSPAGRVLVIEQKAGFLRETPKGLVKVYLQTERNVSIQLARTLENLHRRLTAALGAGAYGVEELLYCPDYTIRNPAIAGVAPARIVDATRRHALAARIVDALPADEPPFPSAAKVHHFLADELSLTPDTSALVGQADTLVTRLSGGLAAWARRLEFEPFRLRVIATAGAGKTQLAVQAMRGAISAGKRVLYVCFNRPLADHVARIAPQGVKIANYHQLCDWIARDGGHVPDFGARDAFAQLEARFAQTPIAERWRFDTLIVDEGQDFQPSWAHALERLVAPGGAWWWLEDPLQNLYMRERVPLPGWVTLKETTNYRSPRDILDYVRDVVGSVEPLAAELVSGSPFGGSEISISAYDDAHAQSPAQACIDATKRAITHALALGFRKQDIAVLSFRGREGSALATLDQLGPHRVKSFTGKYDLFGNPEYREGDVLLDSLHRFKGQAAPCVILTEVDFDAFDERAARKLFVGATRATMKLIVVASKRAAQRIAPSA from the coding sequence ATGGCCCGCATCATTCCCGACGACTGGAAGAACCTCGCCGCCACGGGCGCGGCCGAGCGCGAACGCGAAACGCTCGCGACGCTGGAGCGGACGCTGCCCGACGCATACACCGTCTATCACGGCGTGCACTGGACGCGCGCCGACCACAACTTCTCGGTATTCGGCGAAGCCCACTTCGTGATCGTGAGCCCGGCCGGGCGCGTGCTCGTGATCGAGCAGAAGGCGGGCTTCCTGCGCGAGACGCCGAAGGGGCTCGTCAAGGTCTATCTGCAGACCGAGCGCAACGTGTCGATCCAGCTCGCGCGCACGCTCGAGAACCTGCATCGGCGGCTCACCGCCGCGCTCGGCGCGGGCGCGTACGGCGTAGAGGAACTGCTGTATTGCCCCGATTACACGATCAGGAACCCCGCGATCGCGGGCGTCGCGCCCGCGCGGATCGTCGATGCGACGCGCAGGCACGCGCTCGCCGCGCGCATCGTCGATGCGCTGCCCGCCGACGAGCCGCCCTTTCCGAGCGCGGCGAAGGTGCATCATTTCCTCGCGGACGAGCTATCGCTCACGCCGGACACGAGCGCGCTCGTCGGCCAGGCGGACACGCTCGTCACGCGGCTCTCGGGCGGCCTCGCCGCATGGGCTCGCCGGCTCGAATTCGAACCGTTCCGGCTGCGCGTGATCGCGACCGCGGGCGCCGGCAAGACGCAGCTCGCGGTGCAGGCGATGCGCGGCGCCATCTCGGCCGGCAAGCGCGTGCTGTACGTGTGCTTCAACCGGCCGCTCGCCGATCACGTCGCGCGAATCGCTCCGCAAGGCGTGAAGATCGCGAACTACCACCAGCTCTGCGACTGGATCGCGCGCGACGGCGGTCACGTCCCCGACTTCGGCGCGCGCGACGCGTTCGCGCAGCTCGAGGCGCGCTTCGCGCAAACGCCGATCGCCGAGCGCTGGCGGTTCGATACGCTGATCGTCGACGAAGGCCAGGACTTCCAGCCGTCGTGGGCGCATGCGCTCGAGCGGCTCGTCGCGCCCGGCGGCGCATGGTGGTGGCTCGAGGATCCGCTGCAGAACCTCTACATGCGCGAGCGCGTGCCGCTGCCCGGCTGGGTAACGCTCAAGGAGACGACCAACTATCGCAGCCCGCGCGACATCCTCGATTACGTGCGCGACGTCGTCGGCAGCGTCGAGCCGCTCGCGGCCGAGCTCGTGTCGGGCAGCCCGTTCGGCGGATCGGAGATCTCGATTTCCGCGTACGACGACGCGCACGCGCAATCGCCCGCGCAAGCATGCATCGACGCGACGAAGCGCGCGATCACGCACGCGCTCGCGCTCGGCTTTCGCAAGCAGGACATCGCGGTGCTGTCGTTCAGGGGGCGCGAGGGCTCGGCGCTCGCGACGCTCGATCAGCTCGGCCCGCACCGCGTGAAGAGCTTCACCGGCAAATACGATCTGTTCGGCAATCCCGAATACCGCGAAGGCGACGTGCTGCTCGATTCGCTCCACCGCTTCAAGGGGCAGGCCGCGCCGTGCGTGATCCTGACCGAAGTCGATTTCGATGCGTTCGACGAGCGGGCGGCGCGCAAGCTGTTCGTCGGCGCGACGCGCGCGACGATGAAGCTGATCGTCGTCGCGTCGAAACGCGCGGCGCAGCGGATCGCGCCTTCCGCGTGA
- a CDS encoding delta(1)-pyrroline-2-carboxylate reductase family protein produces MTTPVFDAAQTARVTPFAELVDALRTAALDADAGRIESPARLVVPLNEGGVMLSMPASAADLAIHKLVTVCPRNRGGDLPTIQGQVSVVDPATGAPLFALDGPTVTGRRTAAVTLLALRTFVAAAPRDVLLIGTGTQAAHHVEALAALFPGVRVKARAPAQAAAFCARLRAVLPTLEPLGGDTLPETLDAVITATTSATPVYDDAARAGRLVVGVGAFTPGAAEVGARTIAGSALYVDDPAGARHEAGDLIVAGVDWARVRSLADALRATVSTPASNASPAPGAPVFFKSVGCAAWDLAACRVARAVTSRTRACT; encoded by the coding sequence ATGACGACACCGGTTTTCGACGCGGCTCAGACGGCGCGCGTCACGCCTTTCGCCGAACTCGTCGACGCGCTGCGCACGGCGGCGCTCGATGCCGACGCGGGCCGTATCGAGAGCCCGGCGCGGCTCGTCGTGCCGCTCAACGAAGGCGGGGTCATGCTGTCGATGCCCGCGTCGGCGGCCGATCTGGCGATCCACAAGCTCGTGACCGTATGCCCGCGCAACCGCGGCGGCGATTTGCCGACGATCCAGGGGCAGGTGAGCGTCGTCGATCCGGCCACGGGCGCGCCGCTCTTCGCGCTCGACGGGCCGACCGTCACCGGCCGCCGGACGGCCGCCGTCACGCTGCTCGCGCTGCGCACGTTTGTCGCCGCCGCGCCGCGCGACGTGCTGCTGATCGGCACCGGCACGCAGGCGGCGCATCACGTCGAGGCGCTCGCCGCGCTGTTTCCCGGCGTGCGCGTGAAGGCGCGTGCGCCCGCGCAGGCGGCGGCGTTTTGCGCGCGTCTGCGGGCGGTGCTGCCGACGCTCGAGCCGCTCGGCGGCGACACGCTGCCCGAGACGCTCGACGCGGTCATCACGGCGACGACGAGCGCGACGCCCGTCTACGACGACGCGGCGCGAGCCGGGCGGCTCGTCGTCGGTGTCGGCGCGTTTACGCCCGGCGCGGCCGAAGTCGGCGCGCGGACGATCGCGGGCAGCGCGCTCTACGTCGACGATCCGGCGGGCGCACGCCACGAGGCGGGCGACCTGATCGTCGCGGGCGTCGACTGGGCGCGCGTGCGCTCGCTTGCCGACGCGCTGCGCGCCACCGTGTCGACACCCGCCTCCAACGCGTCGCCCGCACCGGGCGCGCCCGTGTTCTTCAAGAGCGTCGGCTGCGCGGCATGGGATCTCGCCGCGTGCCGCGTCGCGCGCGCAGTCACTTCACGCACTCGAGCGTGTACTTGA
- a CDS encoding alpha/beta fold hydrolase, which produces MDEARRVTSFHHDGLTFDAVDTGPLDGEVIVLLHGWPQTAKCWARVAARLNADGYRTVAPNQRGYSPLARPRRVGAYRMPHLVGDVVALIERLGGGPVHVVGHDWGAAVAWALAGRHPAAVRTLTTVSVPHSGAFMRSMLSSDQLFRSYYMGLFQLPKLPELFVTRCRGLFEKMLTGTGMTRDEVDTVYADIVEAGALTTSLNWYRAMMLTPPGYLTRKVPVPVLHVWGARDAALSRRGAELAREFASGPYRLEVLPHATHWIPEHDAERLAALVRESIAVKPGAAPGPLAAAAAN; this is translated from the coding sequence TTGGATGAAGCGCGCCGCGTCACCTCGTTCCACCACGATGGATTGACTTTCGACGCCGTCGATACGGGCCCGCTCGACGGCGAGGTCATCGTGCTGCTGCACGGCTGGCCGCAGACGGCGAAGTGCTGGGCGCGCGTCGCGGCGCGGCTGAATGCCGACGGCTATCGCACGGTCGCGCCGAACCAGCGCGGCTACTCGCCGCTCGCCCGCCCCCGCCGCGTCGGCGCGTACCGGATGCCGCATCTCGTCGGCGACGTCGTCGCGCTGATCGAGCGGCTCGGCGGCGGCCCGGTCCACGTCGTCGGGCACGACTGGGGCGCCGCGGTCGCATGGGCGCTCGCGGGCCGGCATCCCGCCGCGGTGCGCACGTTGACGACGGTGTCGGTGCCGCACTCGGGCGCGTTCATGCGCTCGATGCTCAGCAGCGACCAGTTGTTCCGCTCGTACTATATGGGCCTCTTCCAGTTGCCGAAGCTGCCGGAGCTGTTCGTCACGCGCTGCCGCGGGCTGTTCGAGAAAATGCTCACGGGCACGGGCATGACGCGCGACGAGGTGGACACCGTCTACGCCGACATCGTCGAGGCAGGCGCGCTGACGACGTCGCTCAACTGGTATCGCGCGATGATGTTGACGCCGCCCGGCTATCTGACCCGCAAGGTGCCCGTGCCCGTCCTGCACGTGTGGGGCGCGCGGGACGCGGCGCTGTCGCGGCGCGGCGCCGAGCTCGCGCGCGAGTTCGCGAGCGGCCCGTACCGGCTCGAGGTGCTGCCGCACGCGACGCACTGGATTCCCGAGCACGACGCCGAGCGGCTCGCCGCGCTCGTGCGCGAATCGATCGCGGTGAAGCCGGGCGCGGCGCCCGGCCCGCTCGCGGCGGCCGCCGCGAACTGA
- a CDS encoding MDR family MFS transporter: MSPDSSAPPAHADAGRPVASVRLTIAALLLVLLLSALDQTIVSTALPTIVGDLGGLEKLSWVVTAYLLSSTVVLPLYGKLGDLYGRKIVLQAAIVLFVVGSALCGLAQDMTQLIVLRALQGLGGGGLMVVTMAAIADLIPPDERGRYQGMFGGVYGIATVIGPLLGGFLVQHLSWRWIFYINLPLGALAFAVIGAAFKPHTAHVRRRIDYAGAAFLATALTCVVLFTSQGGTILPWSSPQLWFTLALGLVATAGFVYEERLAAEPILPLELFRHRTFVLCCLIGFVVGLALFGSVTFLPLYLQVVKGSTPSEAGMQVLPMMGGLLATSIGSGRLITTLGKYRLFPIAGTFVACAAMLLLATLSLDTPLRAMYLYMALLGDGLGMVMPVIVLAVQNTVEFRHLGVATSGATLFRSIGGSLGVAAFGALFSNGLHARLAATLPPDTELPPSLGPSAVRQLPGAVRSAYLHAFASSLHTVYLCAAAVIAIAFALAWLVEDAPLRKRA; the protein is encoded by the coding sequence ATGTCCCCCGATTCCTCCGCGCCGCCCGCCCATGCCGATGCCGGCCGTCCGGTCGCGTCCGTGCGGCTCACGATCGCCGCGCTGCTGCTCGTGCTGCTGTTGTCCGCGCTCGACCAGACGATCGTGTCGACCGCGCTGCCGACGATCGTCGGCGACCTGGGCGGCCTCGAGAAGCTGTCGTGGGTCGTCACCGCGTACCTGCTGTCGTCGACCGTCGTGCTGCCGCTGTACGGCAAGCTCGGCGATCTGTACGGGCGCAAGATCGTGCTGCAGGCGGCGATCGTGCTGTTCGTCGTCGGCTCGGCGCTTTGCGGGCTCGCGCAGGACATGACGCAGCTGATCGTGCTGCGCGCGCTGCAGGGGCTCGGCGGCGGCGGGCTGATGGTCGTCACGATGGCGGCGATCGCCGATCTGATTCCGCCCGACGAGCGCGGCCGCTACCAGGGGATGTTCGGCGGCGTGTACGGGATCGCGACCGTGATCGGGCCGCTGCTCGGCGGGTTTCTCGTCCAGCATCTGTCGTGGCGCTGGATCTTCTACATCAACCTGCCGCTCGGCGCGCTCGCGTTCGCGGTGATCGGCGCGGCGTTCAAGCCGCACACCGCGCACGTGCGGCGCCGGATCGACTACGCGGGCGCCGCGTTCCTCGCCACCGCGCTCACCTGCGTCGTGCTGTTCACGAGCCAGGGCGGCACGATCCTGCCGTGGTCGTCGCCGCAACTGTGGTTCACGCTCGCGCTCGGCCTCGTCGCGACCGCCGGCTTCGTCTACGAGGAACGCCTCGCCGCGGAGCCGATCCTGCCGCTCGAGCTGTTTCGCCACCGCACCTTCGTGCTGTGCTGCCTGATCGGCTTCGTCGTCGGGCTCGCGCTGTTCGGCTCGGTCACGTTCCTGCCGCTCTATCTGCAGGTCGTCAAGGGCTCGACGCCGTCGGAAGCCGGCATGCAGGTGCTGCCGATGATGGGCGGGCTGCTCGCGACGTCGATCGGCAGCGGCCGCCTCATCACGACGCTCGGCAAGTATCGTCTGTTCCCGATCGCGGGCACCTTCGTCGCCTGCGCGGCGATGCTGCTGCTCGCGACGCTGTCGCTCGACACGCCGCTGCGCGCGATGTACCTGTACATGGCGCTCCTCGGCGACGGGCTCGGCATGGTGATGCCCGTCATCGTGCTCGCCGTGCAGAACACCGTCGAATTCCGGCATCTGGGCGTCGCCACGTCCGGCGCAACGCTGTTTCGCTCGATCGGCGGTTCGCTCGGCGTCGCCGCGTTCGGCGCGCTGTTCTCGAACGGCCTGCACGCGCGGCTCGCCGCGACGCTGCCGCCCGACACGGAGCTGCCGCCGTCGCTCGGGCCGTCGGCCGTGCGCCAATTGCCGGGCGCCGTGCGCAGCGCGTATCTGCACGCGTTCGCGAGCTCGCTGCACACGGTGTATCTGTGCGCGGCCGCGGTGATCGCGATCGCATTCGCGCTCGCGTGGCTCGTCGAAGACGCGCCGCTCAGAAAACGCGCGTAA
- a CDS encoding NAD(P)/FAD-dependent oxidoreductase, whose product MTTTYPLYKTLARADEPFPAQADVVIAGAGIMGCAAAYYLGLRGIKAAVFDKSRIAGQQSTRAWGFVRQQGREAAEVPLMMAGMRLWEGLERELGADLEWRQGGCLYLADNDDDWASFRQWTDVARAHGLDTRTLARAEIDAHVSGLAAPALGGLYTASDGQAEPRRVAAAFAARAIEAGARFFEGCGVTAIDTSGGAVAGVVTERGVVKARRVICAAGATSFRLLDGVGIRLPQQAVRGTCMRTNPLPAVSASTIWGHGLGIRQRANGAINLADDMQVDVDVTLGHLRGLSLFLPELWARREKFRFHLNGAAWRDLKARAAGGAAVLEPRDPNPQPNPAHAPRALAKLKAVFPALRDARIVEAWAGLIDVLPDGIPVIDAPRAPDGLAIATGFCGHGFAMGPIVGSLLAEWVDTGATSLDLSAFRAARFVDGTMRRPASML is encoded by the coding sequence ATGACCACGACCTATCCGCTTTACAAGACGCTCGCGCGCGCCGACGAACCGTTTCCCGCGCAAGCCGACGTCGTCATCGCCGGCGCGGGCATCATGGGGTGCGCCGCCGCCTATTATCTCGGGTTGCGCGGAATAAAGGCGGCTGTCTTCGACAAATCCCGCATAGCGGGACAGCAGTCGACGCGCGCATGGGGTTTCGTGCGCCAACAGGGCCGCGAAGCCGCCGAAGTGCCGCTGATGATGGCCGGCATGCGCCTGTGGGAGGGGCTCGAGCGCGAACTCGGCGCCGATCTCGAATGGCGGCAGGGCGGCTGCCTCTACCTGGCCGACAACGACGACGACTGGGCGTCGTTCCGGCAATGGACGGATGTCGCGCGCGCGCACGGGCTCGATACGCGTACGCTCGCGCGCGCCGAGATCGACGCGCACGTGAGCGGCCTTGCCGCGCCCGCGCTCGGCGGCCTCTATACGGCGAGCGACGGCCAGGCCGAGCCGCGCCGCGTCGCCGCGGCGTTCGCCGCACGCGCGATCGAAGCCGGCGCGCGTTTCTTCGAAGGCTGCGGCGTGACCGCGATCGATACGTCGGGCGGCGCGGTCGCGGGCGTCGTCACCGAGCGCGGCGTCGTGAAGGCGCGGCGCGTGATCTGCGCGGCCGGGGCGACCAGCTTTCGTCTGCTGGATGGCGTCGGCATCCGGCTGCCGCAGCAGGCGGTGCGCGGCACCTGCATGCGCACGAACCCGCTGCCCGCCGTGTCCGCGTCGACCATCTGGGGGCATGGCCTCGGCATCCGGCAGCGCGCGAACGGCGCGATCAACCTCGCGGACGACATGCAGGTGGATGTCGACGTCACGCTCGGCCATCTGCGCGGGCTGAGCCTGTTCCTGCCCGAGCTGTGGGCGCGGCGCGAGAAGTTCCGCTTTCATCTGAACGGCGCGGCATGGCGCGATCTGAAGGCGCGCGCCGCGGGCGGCGCAGCGGTGCTCGAACCGCGCGATCCGAACCCGCAGCCGAATCCCGCCCATGCGCCGCGCGCGCTCGCGAAGCTGAAGGCGGTCTTCCCGGCGCTGCGCGACGCGCGGATCGTCGAGGCGTGGGCGGGCCTGATCGATGTGCTGCCCGACGGCATTCCGGTGATCGACGCGCCGCGCGCGCCCGACGGGCTCGCGATCGCGACCGGATTCTGTGGTCACGGCTTCGCGATGGGGCCGATCGTCGGCAGCCTGCTCGCCGAGTGGGTCGACACGGGCGCGACGTCGCTCGACCTGTCCGCGTTTCGCGCGGCGCGCTTCGTCGACGGGACGATGCGGCGGCCGGCGAGCATGCTGTAG
- a CDS encoding carboxymuconolactone decarboxylase family protein, which translates to MSEADREQGKARRTQVMGDAFVERAMSDLDGFSRPLQDWLNEHAWGSTWRRGGIDLKTRSLCTCAMLAALGRGHELKGHIRGALNNGASLIEIREVLLHSALYAGAPAAVEAFRHAREVIDALALDAPDDGA; encoded by the coding sequence ATGAGCGAAGCAGACCGCGAGCAAGGCAAGGCGCGCCGCACGCAGGTGATGGGCGATGCGTTCGTCGAGCGCGCGATGAGCGATCTGGACGGCTTTTCGCGGCCGTTGCAGGACTGGCTGAACGAGCACGCATGGGGCAGCACGTGGCGGCGCGGCGGCATCGATCTGAAGACGCGCAGCCTGTGCACGTGCGCGATGCTCGCGGCGCTCGGGCGCGGACACGAGCTCAAGGGGCACATTCGCGGCGCGTTGAACAACGGCGCGAGCCTCATCGAGATTCGCGAGGTGCTGCTGCACAGCGCGTTGTACGCGGGCGCGCCGGCGGCCGTCGAGGCGTTTCGCCATGCGCGCGAAGTGATCGACGCGCTGGCGCTCGATGCGCCCGACGACGGCGCGTGA
- a CDS encoding helix-turn-helix domain-containing protein produces the protein MANEAITTDSLAVAERVRELMTRHGIGKRQQTTELCRILDLSFSQGHRKLRGSSPWTLAQIKKVAEAYGEPAAQLFGAQALDPGMVGACARDAVLYAGIAEIACTAWIGGLLDAGARPEFVAYEQQGRWRVLRHTGVLYQNAYDVHKIEIYPRRAESDRLLVAVIDADSVSADEVCRYLDEQGFVTAHFGSIDAFADALQGQAFDAVVTEWMFDGRNAADAIQAVRASDNPGAPIFVLTGDLLTGRASEAEISEVIRVYDVVCYEKPARMAILSADLAKRLSRA, from the coding sequence ATGGCCAACGAAGCAATCACCACGGATTCCCTTGCGGTCGCCGAGCGCGTACGCGAGCTGATGACCCGCCACGGCATCGGCAAGCGCCAGCAAACGACCGAGCTCTGCCGGATTCTCGACCTGAGCTTTTCGCAGGGGCATCGCAAACTGCGCGGCAGCAGTCCCTGGACGCTCGCGCAAATCAAGAAAGTCGCCGAAGCGTATGGCGAGCCCGCCGCGCAACTGTTCGGCGCGCAGGCGCTCGATCCCGGCATGGTCGGCGCCTGCGCGCGCGACGCGGTGCTGTATGCGGGCATCGCCGAGATCGCGTGCACCGCATGGATCGGCGGGCTCCTCGATGCCGGCGCGCGCCCCGAGTTCGTCGCGTACGAACAGCAGGGCCGCTGGCGCGTGCTGCGCCATACCGGCGTGCTCTACCAGAACGCGTACGACGTTCACAAGATCGAGATCTACCCGCGCCGCGCGGAGAGCGACAGGCTGCTCGTCGCCGTGATCGACGCCGATAGCGTGAGCGCCGACGAAGTCTGCCGCTATCTCGACGAACAAGGCTTCGTGACCGCGCACTTCGGCAGCATCGACGCGTTCGCCGATGCGCTGCAGGGCCAGGCATTCGATGCAGTCGTCACCGAATGGATGTTCGACGGCCGCAACGCCGCCGATGCGATCCAGGCCGTGCGCGCGTCCGACAATCCGGGGGCGCCGATCTTCGTGCTGACGGGCGACTTGCTGACGGGCCGCGCGAGCGAAGCCGAGATCAGCGAGGTGATCCGCGTCTACGATGTCGTTTGCTACGAGAAACCGGCCCGCATGGCGATCCTGAGCGCCGATCTCGCGAAGCGTCTGTCGCGCGCGTGA
- a CDS encoding MerR family transcriptional regulator gives MPKSNSTTPADVAPDASMSNEYTVDELARVSDTTVRNVRAYQDRGLLAPPRKRGRVGIYDDTHVARLKVINHLLARGYTLSNIQDLIKAIDDGHDLRSILGLENAIGGRWSNERPQTFSLAQLIQMFGPQTPASLGRVAELGLLERRGVSFVAKSPALIEAAAAMVREGIPARELLDAISITRPYFDAIARVLVELVVRRLDRYDEGSLPPPTDVPALVDAIWRLRPLSSVFVEGEMNRALEAASSAYLGGRVATILDKKLSSQAAREGEPELERVTAKGAPKKR, from the coding sequence ATGCCGAAATCGAACTCAACCACTCCCGCCGACGTCGCCCCGGATGCATCGATGTCGAACGAATATACGGTCGACGAGCTCGCGCGCGTGTCCGACACGACGGTGCGCAACGTACGCGCCTATCAGGATCGCGGCCTGCTCGCGCCACCACGCAAACGCGGCCGCGTCGGCATCTACGACGACACGCACGTCGCGCGCCTGAAGGTCATCAATCACCTGCTCGCGCGCGGCTACACGCTGTCGAACATCCAGGACCTGATCAAGGCGATCGACGACGGTCACGACCTTCGCTCGATCCTCGGGCTCGAAAACGCGATCGGCGGCCGCTGGTCGAACGAGCGCCCGCAAACCTTCTCGCTCGCGCAACTGATCCAGATGTTCGGCCCGCAAACGCCCGCATCGCTCGGGCGCGTCGCGGAGCTCGGTCTGCTCGAGCGGCGCGGCGTGTCGTTCGTCGCGAAGAGTCCGGCGCTCATCGAAGCGGCGGCCGCGATGGTTCGCGAGGGCATTCCCGCGCGCGAGCTGCTCGACGCGATCAGCATCACGCGGCCGTATTTCGATGCGATCGCACGCGTGCTCGTCGAGCTCGTCGTGCGCCGCCTCGATCGCTACGACGAAGGCTCGCTGCCGCCGCCAACCGACGTGCCGGCGCTCGTCGACGCGATCTGGCGGCTGCGCCCGCTATCGTCGGTGTTCGTCGAAGGCGAGATGAACCGGGCGCTCGAAGCGGCGTCGAGCGCATACCTCGGCGGCCGCGTCGCGACGATCCTCGACAAGAAGCTGAGCTCGCAGGCCGCGCGCGAGGGCGAGCCCGAACTCGAGCGCGTCACCGCGAAGGGCGCGCCGAAAAAGCGTTAG
- a CDS encoding potassium channel family protein: MASPFEYRKSLRFRLRSARTPWKAPRPRTLFTRPAASPLRTLTLRLALVVGLCALAFLVLYLDRDGLRDSTKSEPMSIADLVYFTMVTVATVGYGDIVPVTARARLIDAFFIVPIRIGIWFIFLGTAYQFVIQRVIEEYRMKRLQKNLRDHVVICGYGLSGSIAVRELLESGVDPATLIVIDSQEQALEAAAALGVTGLCGDPAHEDLLQQAQVRSAKAVIISVTDDPTAILLTLSVRSIAPDTKIVVRIQENLYQRQLRQAGADVIVSSTKIGALLLADAVESRYIVPFVNDMLSTRGRATLVERPAAAHEIGCMSNAVAGALVVGLDRGGRILSFYEDPPCLIEAGDTLVVIQSTRAMERAGIELAD; the protein is encoded by the coding sequence CTGGCGTCGCCATTCGAATACCGCAAATCGCTGCGATTTCGCCTGCGCAGCGCGCGCACGCCGTGGAAGGCGCCGCGCCCGCGCACGCTGTTCACGCGGCCCGCCGCGTCGCCGCTGCGCACGCTGACGTTGCGCCTCGCGCTCGTCGTCGGCCTGTGCGCGCTCGCGTTCCTCGTGCTCTATCTCGATCGCGACGGCCTGCGCGATTCGACGAAGAGCGAGCCGATGAGCATCGCCGATCTCGTGTACTTCACGATGGTGACGGTCGCGACGGTCGGCTACGGCGACATCGTGCCCGTCACCGCGCGCGCGCGTCTCATCGATGCATTCTTCATCGTGCCGATCCGCATCGGTATCTGGTTCATCTTTCTCGGCACCGCTTATCAATTCGTGATTCAACGAGTCATCGAGGAATACCGCATGAAACGCCTGCAAAAGAATCTGCGCGATCACGTCGTGATTTGCGGCTACGGGCTGAGCGGCTCGATCGCCGTGCGCGAACTGCTCGAGAGCGGCGTCGATCCGGCGACGCTGATCGTCATCGATTCGCAGGAGCAGGCGCTCGAGGCGGCCGCCGCGCTCGGCGTGACGGGGCTTTGCGGCGACCCCGCGCACGAGGATCTGCTGCAGCAGGCGCAGGTGCGCAGCGCGAAGGCGGTCATCATCTCGGTCACCGACGATCCGACCGCGATCCTGCTCACGCTGTCGGTGCGCAGCATCGCGCCCGATACGAAGATCGTCGTGCGGATCCAGGAGAACCTGTACCAGCGGCAACTGCGGCAGGCGGGCGCCGACGTGATCGTGTCGTCGACGAAGATCGGCGCGCTGCTGCTCGCCGACGCGGTCGAGAGCCGCTACATCGTGCCGTTCGTCAACGACATGCTGTCGACGCGCGGCCGTGCGACGCTCGTCGAGCGGCCGGCCGCCGCGCACGAAATCGGCTGCATGTCGAACGCGGTGGCGGGCGCGCTCGTCGTCGGGCTGGATCGCGGCGGCAGGATTCTTTCGTTCTACGAGGATCCGCCTTGCCTGATCGAGGCGGGCGATACGCTCGTCGTGATCCAGTCGACGCGCGCGATGGAGCGCGCGGGCATCGAACTCGCGGACTGA